A genomic region of Leptolyngbya sp. NIES-2104 contains the following coding sequences:
- a CDS encoding isochorismate lyase translates to MKTPNQCESMVEIRAEIDRLDRQVVALLGQRFAYVKAASKFKTSETTVRAPERFQAMLQQRRDWAKEEGLNPDVIEKMYQDLVNHFIDEEMKHWKQTGTK, encoded by the coding sequence ATGAAGACACCTAATCAATGTGAGAGTATGGTAGAGATTCGCGCCGAAATCGATCGCTTAGATCGTCAAGTTGTTGCACTTCTAGGTCAGCGGTTTGCATACGTCAAAGCTGCATCTAAATTTAAGACCAGCGAAACCACTGTTAGAGCACCTGAGCGTTTTCAAGCGATGCTACAGCAGCGTCGAGATTGGGCGAAGGAGGAAGGCTTAAATCCTGATGTAATCGAAAAGATGTACCAGGATTTAGTGAATCACTTTATTGATGAGGAGATGAAGCACTGGAAACAAACTGGAACAAAGTAA
- a CDS encoding type II toxin-antitoxin system HicB family antitoxin encodes MKFSITLDRDEDGVWIVECPSIPGCVSQGETKQEALDNIKDAIASCLQVRAERSF; translated from the coding sequence GTGAAATTTAGCATAACGCTCGATCGTGATGAAGATGGCGTTTGGATTGTTGAGTGTCCTAGTATTCCTGGATGTGTAAGTCAAGGTGAGACTAAACAGGAAGCGCTTGACAATATTAAAGATGCGATCGCATCTTGTTTACAAGTTCGAGCAGAGCGCTCCTTCTGA
- a CDS encoding PIN domain-containing protein, with amino-acid sequence MQESNGKPLVFLDTNVVISYLRGESSSSRLFSHDIIDKVHLAINPIVLQEIFFLSEVRNHPETLDEIQQEVTLLPLNLEKAEEYLKQAATLRNRIAHSNDVLILSSASDCDYLVTYDQALKTTLASLSSGKPEVVTPEQLISQLTSKV; translated from the coding sequence GTGCAAGAATCGAACGGGAAGCCGCTTGTCTTTCTAGATACGAATGTAGTGATTTCTTACCTGCGGGGTGAGTCATCGAGTTCGCGTCTGTTTTCTCATGACATTATTGATAAAGTTCATCTTGCAATCAATCCGATCGTGCTTCAAGAGATTTTCTTCCTCTCAGAAGTTCGCAATCACCCTGAGACACTGGATGAGATTCAGCAAGAGGTAACGCTATTGCCGCTAAATCTTGAGAAAGCCGAGGAGTATCTTAAGCAGGCGGCAACGCTTCGTAACCGAATCGCTCATTCAAATGATGTCTTGATTCTAAGTAGTGCTTCAGATTGCGACTACCTTGTAACCTACGATCAAGCATTAAAGACAACACTTGCTTCATTGTCAAGTGGTAAGCCAGAAGTTGTGACACCTGAACAGCTAATCTCTCAACTTACAAGCAAGGTTTGA
- a CDS encoding PIN domain-containing protein — translation MKVYIDTGVFIDYLSSQAIAGSSLRSTVRRGRTPEKLFEDAENVLKKIASSHTGATSSLTYYEVEEALFRQLTSVATGMANASTIRVLAARSIVPQTITAVRFFSIEVLGLTATTVEAQLNNVELYVRGIRAADALHVASAIDFDADVLISVDEDVLKLDGAIINSSGVPIKFCDTDVALTIL, via the coding sequence GTGAAGGTTTACATTGATACAGGTGTTTTTATCGATTACCTTAGCTCACAAGCAATTGCTGGCTCAAGTTTGAGATCTACCGTTCGTCGAGGTCGTACTCCAGAGAAACTGTTTGAGGACGCGGAGAATGTTCTCAAAAAGATTGCTTCCTCACACACAGGAGCGACATCAAGCCTAACTTACTATGAAGTTGAAGAGGCTTTGTTTAGACAACTTACATCTGTTGCAACTGGCATGGCGAACGCAAGCACAATTCGAGTGCTCGCAGCCCGATCGATCGTGCCGCAGACGATTACGGCAGTTCGTTTTTTTAGTATTGAAGTGCTTGGTCTGACTGCCACAACAGTAGAGGCACAGCTAAACAACGTAGAATTATATGTCAGAGGAATACGGGCGGCTGATGCGCTTCATGTCGCTAGTGCGATCGATTTTGATGCAGACGTTTTAATTTCTGTAGATGAAGATGTACTGAAATTAGACGGTGCGATCATCAACAGTAGCGGAGTTCCGATCAAATTCTGCGATACCGATGTTGCATTAACGATCTTATAG
- a CDS encoding winged helix-turn-helix domain-containing protein yields MVGITSVEVKESLEELAVLLKSAKTPKEKERLQVLYWLKQDNPPNILTIAKAIGKHRNTLQTWLMQYRSGGVEAMLSVKKSPGGVRVIPQWAEEALAKRLQEPEHGFESYGAVQQWLADTLGIEAEYHAVYQMTRHRLKSKLKVARPQHCKQDPAKREASQQTSPTT; encoded by the coding sequence ATGGTCGGAATAACCTCGGTTGAAGTCAAAGAAAGCCTGGAAGAGCTGGCAGTTCTCCTGAAGTCTGCCAAAACGCCGAAGGAAAAGGAGCGATTGCAAGTTCTTTATTGGCTGAAACAGGACAATCCACCCAACATTCTGACGATCGCCAAAGCAATTGGGAAACATCGCAACACGCTCCAAACTTGGTTGATGCAATACCGCAGTGGCGGAGTCGAAGCGATGCTGTCGGTGAAAAAATCACCGGGCGGAGTGCGGGTGATTCCGCAGTGGGCAGAAGAGGCGTTAGCCAAGCGACTTCAAGAGCCAGAGCATGGCTTTGAGAGTTATGGCGCAGTGCAGCAGTGGTTAGCAGACACCTTGGGTATCGAAGCTGAGTATCATGCGGTCTATCAGATGACCCGACATCGATTGAAGTCCAAGCTGAAAGTGGCACGCCCCCAACACTGCAAGCAAGACCCCGCGAAGCGCGAGGCATCTCAGCAAACCTCGCCGACGACCTAA
- a CDS encoding IS630 family transposase yields the protein MRQYARQVCQDLRPIRYFAQDESRFGLKTLLGRVMTACGVKPIGAWQWLFKAFWIYGAVDPATGEAFFLEFSHVDTDCYQLFLDQFSQAYPETLNILQVDNGRFHTSKDLVVPENIILLFQPPYCPELNPIERLWQHLKANLKWASFKTLEQLRSKVDQLLTELTPEVIGSITGYDFILNALSALNTI from the coding sequence ATTCGCCAGTATGCTCGGCAAGTCTGCCAAGACCTGCGCCCGATTCGCTACTTTGCCCAAGATGAGAGTCGCTTTGGACTGAAGACGCTATTGGGGCGAGTGATGACGGCGTGTGGAGTCAAACCGATTGGCGCGTGGCAATGGTTGTTCAAAGCATTCTGGATTTACGGAGCGGTTGACCCTGCGACGGGAGAAGCTTTTTTCTTAGAGTTTTCACATGTGGATACGGATTGCTATCAGCTCTTCCTCGACCAATTTTCTCAAGCCTATCCAGAGACATTGAATATTCTGCAAGTGGATAACGGGCGATTCCACACCAGCAAGGATTTGGTCGTGCCAGAAAACATCATTCTGTTGTTTCAACCGCCCTACTGTCCAGAACTCAATCCGATTGAGCGGTTGTGGCAACATCTCAAAGCTAACCTCAAGTGGGCATCGTTCAAGACCTTGGAGCAACTGCGAAGCAAGGTGGATCAATTGCTGACTGAGCTAACGCCTGAAGTTATTGGTTCCATCACAGGCTATGACTTCATCCTAAATGCACTATCTGCCCTGAATACTATTTAA
- a CDS encoding immunity 17 family protein yields the protein MRASIVLAGLEASCLLGGPLSILASFYNWNWFFEQRNVRFVVNLIGRTKARFFYALIGLLLSLFALIGAPLLVFGYIVLWDDIMP from the coding sequence ATGCGTGCATCGATCGTGTTAGCAGGACTAGAGGCAAGCTGTTTGCTTGGTGGACCACTCTCGATACTTGCGAGTTTTTACAATTGGAACTGGTTCTTTGAGCAACGCAACGTGCGATTTGTCGTTAACCTGATTGGACGAACTAAAGCACGATTTTTTTATGCGCTGATTGGGCTATTGCTGTCGCTGTTCGCTCTGATCGGTGCGCCCCTGCTTGTATTTGGATACATTGTTCTATGGGATGATATTATGCCTTGA
- the hemL gene encoding glutamate-1-semialdehyde 2,1-aminomutase: protein MITGTLKTTKSDEIFAAAQKLMPGGVSSPVRAFKSVGGQPIVFDRVKGAYAWDVDGNKYIDYIGTWGPAICGHAHPDVIQAIQAAAEKGTSFGAPSYLENVLAEMVIDAVPSIEMVRFVNSGTEACMSVLRLMRAFTGREKIIKFEGCYHGHADMFLVKAGSGVATLGLPDSPGVPKSTTSNTLNAPYNDLDAVKKLLEENPGEVAGVMLEPIVGNAGFIPPDPGFLAGLRELTTEHGALLVFDEVMTGFRIAYGGVQEKFGITPDLTTLGKVIGGGLPVGAYGGRREIMEMVAPSGAMYQAGTLSGNPLAMTAGIKTLELLRQPGTYEYLDRITSRLIKGLLDVAKETGHPSCGGSISGMFGFFFTEGPVHNYEDAKKSDLSKFSKFHRGMLEQGVYLAPSQFEAGFTSLAHTDEDVDRTIEAARSVMSNL from the coding sequence TTGATCACAGGTACTTTGAAAACCACTAAATCAGATGAAATCTTTGCTGCGGCTCAGAAGTTGATGCCGGGTGGAGTCAGTTCTCCCGTTCGGGCGTTTAAGTCCGTCGGTGGACAACCGATCGTGTTCGATCGCGTCAAAGGTGCATATGCTTGGGATGTCGATGGAAATAAATATATCGACTACATCGGCACTTGGGGTCCGGCAATCTGCGGTCACGCTCACCCCGACGTGATTCAAGCCATTCAAGCCGCTGCGGAAAAAGGAACCAGTTTCGGTGCGCCGTCTTATCTAGAGAACGTTTTAGCTGAAATGGTGATCGATGCGGTTCCCAGCATTGAAATGGTGCGCTTCGTAAATTCGGGCACTGAGGCTTGTATGTCGGTGCTGCGCTTGATGAGAGCCTTCACCGGACGCGAAAAGATTATCAAGTTTGAAGGCTGCTACCACGGACACGCGGATATGTTCTTGGTGAAAGCAGGTTCAGGAGTTGCAACACTGGGTTTACCTGATTCCCCTGGTGTGCCCAAATCAACTACCAGCAATACGCTGAATGCACCGTACAACGATTTAGACGCGGTGAAAAAGCTACTCGAAGAGAATCCGGGTGAAGTTGCAGGTGTCATGCTCGAACCGATCGTCGGAAACGCCGGGTTCATTCCCCCTGATCCTGGTTTCTTAGCAGGCTTGCGCGAACTCACAACCGAACATGGAGCGCTATTAGTGTTCGATGAAGTGATGACCGGATTCCGCATTGCTTACGGTGGTGTGCAAGAGAAATTTGGCATTACTCCCGATTTGACGACTTTAGGTAAAGTGATCGGTGGCGGTCTGCCTGTTGGGGCTTATGGCGGTCGTCGCGAAATCATGGAAATGGTTGCGCCTTCCGGTGCAATGTATCAAGCGGGAACGCTTTCGGGTAATCCTTTAGCGATGACGGCTGGTATTAAAACGCTCGAATTGCTGCGCCAACCGGGAACTTATGAATATCTCGATCGCATTACCTCACGTTTGATCAAAGGTCTACTCGATGTGGCGAAAGAAACAGGTCATCCGTCATGTGGTGGTTCGATTAGCGGAATGTTCGGTTTCTTCTTCACTGAAGGTCCGGTTCATAACTACGAAGATGCGAAAAAATCGGATCTATCAAAGTTCAGCAAGTTCCATCGCGGCATGTTAGAGCAAGGTGTTTATCTCGCTCCATCACAGTTTGAAGCTGGCTTTACTTCGCTGGCTCACACCGATGAAGATGTCGATCGCACGATCGAAGCCGCTCGCTCTGTCATGTCGAACTTATAA
- a CDS encoding ChaB family protein: MSYQSNRELPESVRDRLSETAQHFYRVAFNSAIQWYGEETKAHQIAWSAVRNQAVSLNSAIVEVL; encoded by the coding sequence ATGTCGTACCAAAGTAATCGCGAATTGCCAGAGAGTGTTCGCGATCGACTATCGGAAACTGCCCAGCACTTTTATAGGGTAGCGTTTAACTCTGCGATCCAGTGGTACGGTGAGGAGACAAAAGCCCATCAAATTGCGTGGAGTGCGGTGCGAAATCAGGCAGTGAGTCTAAATAGCGCGATCGTTGAAGTTCTGTAA
- a CDS encoding DUF1257 domain-containing protein: MSHFTTIKVQIKDGEVLCETLRELGYKVEQNALVRGYQGDKTEAEFVIRRSNGYDLGFRREGDDNYVLIADFWGARINQTQFVNEIQQKYAHKQLQKTAAEQGYTIEAEEVLEDGTVRVVVGRWV, translated from the coding sequence ATGTCACACTTTACAACAATCAAAGTTCAGATCAAAGATGGCGAAGTGCTGTGTGAAACCCTGCGCGAACTCGGTTACAAAGTGGAGCAAAATGCACTCGTACGCGGCTATCAAGGCGATAAAACTGAGGCAGAATTCGTGATTCGTCGATCGAACGGTTACGACCTCGGTTTTCGGCGTGAAGGCGACGATAATTATGTTTTGATTGCTGATTTTTGGGGAGCGCGAATCAATCAAACCCAATTCGTGAACGAGATTCAGCAAAAGTACGCTCACAAACAGTTACAGAAAACTGCCGCAGAGCAAGGATATACGATCGAAGCCGAAGAAGTCCTAGAAGATGGAACGGTTCGAGTCGTTGTAGGACGTTGGGTTTAA
- a CDS encoding AAA family ATPase yields the protein MASNLSHSHEEIVEQLDLMLRARYPLIYLVGVEEEPIEEVLAEVCDRASRELRRWDIVRGWDDTGADKGSAIAALGRIAKASNDKSAVYVLRDLHPVLKFPLQASNVPIVREIKNLARDLKRSRKTLILTSHSLDVPQEFIEEMTVIDFPLPNTQEIDTLISQVVVPEKLKLSQLGKEQLVKACQGLSRARIQRVLAKAIAAKQHISEQDIDSVLEAKRQAIRQTGILEFFTTQESLKSVGGLDNLKKWVQMRQDSFTEEARRYGIPNPKGVLLAGIQGTGKSLSAKTIAHEWRLPLLRLDAGRLFGGLVGESESRVRQMIRIVEAIAPCVLWMDEIDKAFGNINAGMDGDSGTSRRVFGSLITWMQEKTSPVFIVATANNVQILPAELLRKGRFDEIFFLNLPTEPERREIFRVHLQRLRSSRLREFDLTLLARQTHQFSGAEIEQTIIDGMQRAFSQGSLGNRRDFTTEDIVQAIEETVPLAAIARDQIDGLKQWAANSGARPASQDVQLIEELRAITRQRGIDF from the coding sequence GAGGAAGAACCGATCGAGGAAGTCTTAGCGGAAGTCTGCGATCGCGCTTCTCGTGAACTTAGACGCTGGGATATTGTGCGAGGTTGGGACGATACGGGAGCCGACAAAGGAAGCGCGATCGCGGCTCTCGGAAGAATTGCCAAAGCATCAAACGATAAATCTGCGGTCTATGTTCTGCGCGACCTTCATCCAGTTCTGAAATTTCCACTACAAGCAAGTAATGTTCCGATCGTTCGTGAGATCAAGAATCTCGCTCGTGACCTCAAGCGCAGTCGAAAAACATTAATTCTCACGAGTCATTCTCTCGATGTGCCGCAAGAATTCATCGAAGAAATGACCGTGATCGATTTCCCGCTACCCAATACTCAGGAGATTGATACCTTAATCTCACAGGTTGTTGTGCCTGAAAAGCTCAAACTCTCTCAGCTGGGTAAAGAACAATTAGTAAAAGCCTGTCAGGGATTGAGTCGGGCGCGAATTCAGCGAGTCTTAGCAAAAGCGATCGCAGCAAAACAACACATCAGCGAACAAGATATCGATAGTGTTCTCGAAGCTAAACGCCAAGCCATTCGCCAAACCGGAATTCTCGAATTTTTCACAACTCAGGAATCACTTAAAAGCGTCGGCGGATTGGATAACCTGAAGAAATGGGTACAGATGCGCCAAGATAGCTTCACCGAAGAGGCGAGGCGCTATGGAATTCCGAACCCGAAAGGCGTTCTACTCGCGGGAATTCAAGGAACTGGCAAATCACTGTCAGCAAAGACGATCGCGCATGAATGGCGACTACCGTTATTGCGGCTTGATGCAGGTCGATTGTTCGGGGGACTGGTCGGAGAAAGTGAAAGCCGAGTGCGTCAAATGATCCGAATCGTCGAAGCGATCGCACCCTGCGTGCTCTGGATGGACGAAATCGATAAAGCCTTCGGAAACATCAATGCAGGCATGGACGGAGATTCTGGAACCAGTCGCCGTGTCTTCGGTAGCTTAATCACCTGGATGCAGGAAAAAACGAGTCCCGTCTTCATCGTTGCCACCGCAAATAATGTTCAAATCTTGCCCGCTGAACTTCTCCGTAAAGGTCGCTTCGATGAAATCTTTTTCCTGAATTTGCCGACCGAACCAGAGCGGCGTGAAATCTTTAGAGTGCATCTACAACGATTACGATCGAGCCGTTTGCGAGAATTTGATCTCACTTTACTCGCTCGTCAAACGCATCAATTCAGTGGTGCAGAAATTGAACAAACCATCATTGACGGAATGCAACGCGCTTTCAGTCAAGGAAGTTTAGGCAACCGTCGAGACTTTACGACTGAAGACATTGTGCAAGCGATCGAAGAAACCGTCCCACTTGCCGCGATCGCACGCGATCAAATCGACGGCTTGAAACAATGGGCGGCAAATTCGGGGGCACGTCCCGCTTCTCAAGATGTACAGTTAATCGAAGAGTTACGTGCCATTACTCGCCAGCGTGGAATTGATTTTTAG